A single Cryomorphaceae bacterium DNA region contains:
- a CDS encoding peptidylprolyl isomerase, translated as MLLRKALSLCLITLLVSCSPTSTSSDEKTPERATLLMVTTYGDIEFELYNETPLHRDNFVEKAFAGSFDSLLFHRVIDEFVVQGGDPESKNAAPGEGLGSGGEGLVPAEIHPDLFHKRGAIGAARGWHPDFASSAWQFYIVQSGPVVDSIIDANEERLNGWLGEYHALHAPGNEMWLDSARKVMNAEDLETFVAMYDTLMAIQEQEVDFDPYVIPEEHRAVYRAEGGLPFLDQNYTVFGEVTSGMDVVDSIAAVATDSLDRPIEDVRILRIDVLYAGPENAQSE; from the coding sequence ATGCTGCTTCGAAAAGCTTTGAGCTTGTGCTTGATTACGCTCCTGGTTTCTTGTTCTCCAACCTCGACTTCATCAGATGAAAAGACCCCTGAACGGGCGACGCTCCTGATGGTAACCACGTACGGTGATATCGAGTTTGAGCTGTACAACGAGACCCCACTTCACCGCGACAATTTTGTAGAGAAAGCCTTCGCGGGATCTTTTGATAGCCTCTTATTCCACCGAGTGATCGATGAATTCGTGGTCCAAGGAGGTGACCCGGAAAGCAAGAATGCGGCGCCTGGAGAAGGATTGGGCAGTGGTGGCGAGGGATTGGTTCCCGCCGAAATACACCCCGACCTTTTTCATAAACGCGGCGCCATTGGTGCAGCTCGCGGTTGGCATCCTGACTTTGCTTCCAGCGCTTGGCAATTTTACATTGTTCAATCCGGACCAGTCGTCGACAGTATTATTGACGCCAACGAAGAGCGATTGAACGGTTGGCTCGGGGAGTACCACGCTTTACATGCTCCGGGAAACGAAATGTGGTTGGATTCTGCGCGCAAAGTCATGAACGCCGAAGACTTGGAGACCTTTGTTGCCATGTACGATACCCTCATGGCCATTCAAGAACAGGAGGTCGATTTTGATCCCTACGTCATTCCCGAGGAGCACCGAGCGGTTTATCGCGCCGAAGGCGGTCTGCCATTTCTGGATCAGAACTACACGGTTTTTGGAGAGGTCACTTCGGGGATGGATGTTGTGGATTCCATAGCCGCGGTGGCTACCGATTCACTGGACCGGCCCATTGAAGATGTTCGGATCCTACGGATCGATGTCCTCTATGCCGGACCGGAAAACGCTCAGAGCGAATGA
- a CDS encoding beta-lactamase family protein, with product MKRIFLGFVAIGLLASCTSEAPTSDLDAKVERIENGLMARVQIEGVEPERFNIEERIKDYGIPGVSIAVAVNGELEWAKAYGMADSSENRELTTESLLLAASMSKPVSATRAHQLMEEGRLDLDANVNDYLTSWHLPDNEFTKNEKVTTRRILNHTAGLTVWGFPGYDKGDTIPTVPQVLDGEGNTDSVRVYKEPGESWQYSGGGYTIMQQMFEDIDGARFPDLMQEHVLDPLGMTVSTYENPLTEDKHHLAATGYRYNGDEVEGKWPIYPEMAAAGLWTTPSELVKWLAEMQRIYQSQEDGLLKAETVNEMLEPGFEEWGLGPYSGEHLFGHGGADEGFRSRMAAWKDTAIAVVVIVNSDNGDIIPEIYLALAEEYGLPGIDPTMRSITPQTDEQLSRFAGTYYFERFGEAYFEVKDGALEVSADFFEFTYLIKPENDTMFFSEEDGQLYNFSLEGDSATAFEVDGFVFERTK from the coding sequence ATGAAACGTATTTTCCTAGGATTCGTAGCAATAGGGCTTCTGGCCTCTTGTACCTCAGAAGCTCCTACATCTGACCTTGATGCCAAAGTAGAACGCATTGAAAATGGCCTCATGGCTCGCGTTCAAATCGAAGGGGTAGAACCGGAGCGATTCAATATTGAAGAGCGGATCAAAGACTATGGCATACCGGGCGTCAGTATTGCGGTCGCTGTGAATGGGGAGCTCGAGTGGGCCAAGGCCTATGGAATGGCAGACAGTTCGGAAAACCGCGAGCTGACCACCGAGAGCTTGCTCCTGGCCGCCTCAATGAGTAAGCCGGTTTCGGCCACGCGAGCTCATCAATTGATGGAAGAAGGTCGTCTGGATTTGGATGCCAATGTCAACGATTACTTGACCAGTTGGCATTTACCGGACAATGAATTCACAAAGAATGAAAAAGTCACGACCCGCCGAATCCTCAACCATACCGCTGGATTGACCGTTTGGGGTTTCCCTGGATACGATAAAGGAGATACCATACCGACGGTACCTCAGGTGCTCGATGGCGAAGGGAACACCGATTCGGTTCGCGTGTACAAGGAGCCCGGTGAAAGTTGGCAGTACAGCGGGGGTGGCTATACCATTATGCAGCAGATGTTCGAGGACATCGATGGTGCTCGTTTTCCCGACCTCATGCAAGAGCACGTACTCGATCCACTGGGGATGACGGTTAGTACTTACGAGAACCCGCTGACTGAAGACAAGCATCACTTGGCTGCCACCGGTTATCGCTACAATGGAGATGAAGTGGAAGGGAAGTGGCCCATTTATCCTGAAATGGCTGCGGCCGGATTGTGGACCACTCCAAGTGAACTGGTCAAATGGCTCGCTGAAATGCAGCGCATTTACCAGAGCCAAGAAGATGGCCTGTTGAAGGCTGAGACCGTCAACGAAATGCTGGAACCCGGTTTTGAAGAATGGGGGCTCGGTCCTTATTCTGGGGAGCACCTCTTTGGGCACGGTGGGGCCGATGAAGGATTCCGTAGCCGAATGGCCGCTTGGAAGGATACGGCCATTGCCGTAGTCGTCATTGTCAATTCGGATAACGGAGACATCATCCCGGAGATTTATTTGGCCTTGGCCGAAGAGTACGGCTTACCCGGAATTGATCCGACCATGCGCAGCATCACCCCGCAGACCGACGAACAGCTCAGCCGTTTTGCTGGAACGTATTACTTCGAACGCTTTGGGGAGGCCTATTTTGAAGTGAAGGACGGTGCTCTTGAAGTGTCCGCCGACTTCTTTGAGTTTACCTACTTGATCAAGCCCGAAAACGATACCATGTTCTTCAGTGAAGAGGATGGCCAGCTCTACAACTTCAGTTTGGAAGGCGACAGTGCGACTGCTTTTGAGGTGGATGGTTTTGTGTTTGAACGAACCAAATAA
- a CDS encoding SLC13/DASS family transporter: MQRIGFFAGPLAFGAIALLRPFDTAIVNNVLAVATWMLIWWILEVLPIYITALLPMVFFPALDILPLKETFMPYGSPIVFLFLGGFIIALAMEERRLHERIAFGLIRLTGTRPRQIILGFMIATALVAMWISNTATAVMLLPIGLSVTQLLEEQTTDETLLKRFKLLLMLGIAYAANIGGTMTLIGTPPNIVFAGYYLEAYGTDFPFARWLLFGLPVGALLLFFTYHLLTKFIYPLRGDEISGVKELIAKRWTEIGPMSKPERSVLIVFAITVFLWVFAAPLNDLLGQRVLNNTNIAMFGGLLMFTVPVNLKKGEFVLDWKSTQRLPWGILLLFGGGLALAKGLDTAGIISSIGNYVAEHVNTSPLVLMLALTALALFATEVMSNVALVTVLLPVVIGIGQSTGVDPLLLAIPVTLAASCAFMMPISTPPNAVVYSSGYVTVRQMMRAGFWLNLISILVIVGVVYLLLS, translated from the coding sequence CTGCAGCGCATCGGTTTTTTTGCAGGTCCGTTGGCCTTCGGGGCCATTGCCTTATTGAGGCCTTTTGACACGGCCATCGTCAACAACGTGTTGGCCGTTGCCACTTGGATGCTCATCTGGTGGATCCTCGAAGTTTTGCCCATTTACATCACGGCCCTTTTGCCGATGGTTTTTTTTCCGGCGTTGGACATTTTGCCGCTCAAGGAAACCTTCATGCCCTACGGCAGCCCTATCGTTTTTCTATTTCTGGGTGGCTTTATCATCGCTTTGGCCATGGAGGAGCGACGACTCCACGAGCGCATTGCTTTTGGCCTCATTCGACTGACCGGCACCCGTCCGCGGCAAATCATCCTGGGCTTCATGATCGCCACAGCCCTCGTGGCCATGTGGATCTCCAATACCGCGACGGCCGTGATGCTCCTGCCCATTGGTCTTTCGGTTACTCAGCTCTTGGAAGAACAAACCACGGATGAAACACTCCTGAAGCGATTTAAACTCTTACTGATGCTGGGCATCGCCTATGCCGCCAATATTGGTGGAACCATGACCCTCATCGGCACCCCGCCCAACATCGTTTTTGCCGGGTACTACCTCGAGGCCTACGGCACCGATTTCCCCTTCGCGCGATGGCTGCTTTTCGGACTTCCCGTCGGAGCCCTCTTGCTGTTTTTCACCTACCACCTCTTGACCAAATTTATTTATCCCCTACGGGGCGATGAAATCTCTGGCGTCAAAGAACTCATAGCCAAGCGTTGGACCGAAATCGGCCCGATGAGCAAGCCCGAACGCTCCGTCCTCATCGTTTTCGCCATCACAGTTTTCCTCTGGGTCTTTGCCGCTCCACTGAACGATCTACTCGGTCAGCGCGTGCTCAACAATACCAACATCGCCATGTTCGGTGGACTCCTCATGTTCACCGTCCCGGTCAACCTGAAAAAGGGTGAATTCGTCCTCGACTGGAAGTCCACTCAAAGGCTTCCTTGGGGGATTCTGCTCCTTTTCGGTGGTGGGCTTGCCCTGGCCAAAGGACTCGATACGGCGGGCATCATCAGCTCCATCGGGAACTACGTAGCCGAGCACGTCAATACCTCACCACTAGTGCTTATGTTGGCCCTTACCGCACTGGCCCTTTTCGCCACGGAAGTGATGTCCAACGTGGCCCTCGTCACCGTTTTACTTCCGGTGGTTATAGGCATAGGACAAAGCACGGGTGTTGATCCCTTACTGCTGGCTATTCCGGTCACACTTGCCGCAAGCTGTGCCTTTATGATGCCCATCAGCACACCTCCTAACGCGGTAGTGTACTCAAGTGGCTACGTCACCGTGCGGCAAATGATGCGCGCCGGATTCTGGTTAAACCTCATTTCCATCCTGGTGATTGTAGGAGTGGTCTATCTCCTACTATCTTAG
- a CDS encoding alpha/beta fold hydrolase yields the protein MSTRVVSIQAHDHQLVATVFGAEEPKAILVIASATGVLQGFYAKFAQYMQHSGVTTITFDYQGIGKSRDRKMSAFSNNAADWSRQDLASVVGYAIEHNPGVPIALMGHSIGGQMISLTKQPDQVKRIIFVAAQSGYWKHWSGKGRRQMWFNFKVLIPGLSNLFGYLPSKNVTGMENLPKRMAKQWTRWCNSPDYFLSEFPREETNFDHFKGQVSAYSIENDRFAPPAAVEWLYANYSKAEVKYRHLVPAEFGVKDIGHFKIFKDQFQNSIWELLRSDVLDE from the coding sequence ATGAGTACACGAGTCGTTTCCATTCAAGCCCACGACCATCAACTGGTCGCTACCGTATTTGGCGCAGAGGAACCCAAAGCAATCCTCGTCATCGCCTCCGCCACTGGAGTCCTTCAAGGATTCTATGCCAAGTTTGCTCAGTACATGCAGCACTCAGGGGTCACCACCATCACCTTTGACTACCAAGGCATCGGCAAGTCTCGTGACCGCAAGATGTCGGCCTTTTCCAACAATGCGGCCGACTGGTCCCGTCAGGATTTGGCTAGCGTAGTAGGCTATGCCATAGAGCACAATCCGGGTGTGCCCATCGCCCTCATGGGACACAGCATTGGCGGCCAAATGATTTCGCTCACGAAGCAGCCCGATCAAGTCAAGCGCATCATTTTCGTCGCGGCCCAGTCCGGCTATTGGAAGCACTGGAGCGGAAAAGGTCGGCGCCAAATGTGGTTCAATTTCAAGGTGCTCATTCCTGGCCTCAGCAACCTCTTCGGATATCTGCCCTCGAAGAATGTGACCGGAATGGAAAACCTCCCCAAAAGGATGGCGAAACAATGGACGCGCTGGTGCAACAGCCCAGACTATTTTTTGAGCGAATTCCCGCGGGAGGAAACCAACTTCGATCATTTTAAAGGTCAGGTTTCAGCCTACAGCATCGAAAACGACCGCTTTGCTCCACCTGCCGCAGTGGAATGGTTGTATGCAAATTACAGCAAAGCCGAGGTCAAATACCGGCACTTAGTGCCAGCCGAGTTTGGGGTGAAAGACATTGGACATTTCAAGATCTTCAAAGATCAATTTCAAAATAGTATTTGGGAGCTCCTACGGAGCGATGTGCTCGACGAATAG
- a CDS encoding TetR/AcrR family transcriptional regulator encodes MGRKAIDRPRKALTPKAEIWVRELVPLLQDKDLSQLTLDDLSDLMGKSKSTIYSYFSTKEEIYHTSVHLVLKDISAAISMENLAANDMEQALRYMLLNISLGIEGISISYLEQLKDHFPDIWATIEEFTGQVRFLLEKIYEKGMEQGSFKRFNVSLLTALDHHFVLNIMTNASTFSDQGLSLNDVVTEYLELRLSALKND; translated from the coding sequence ATGGGAAGAAAAGCCATCGACAGACCGCGGAAAGCACTGACCCCGAAAGCCGAAATCTGGGTACGAGAACTCGTGCCTCTACTTCAAGACAAAGACCTGAGTCAGCTGACCCTTGATGACCTGAGCGATCTGATGGGCAAGAGCAAGAGCACCATCTATTCGTATTTCTCCACCAAGGAAGAAATCTACCACACCAGTGTTCACCTGGTGCTAAAAGACATTTCCGCAGCCATCTCGATGGAAAACCTCGCCGCCAATGATATGGAGCAGGCCCTGCGTTACATGCTCCTCAACATCAGCCTTGGAATTGAAGGGATATCCATAAGCTACTTGGAGCAGCTCAAAGACCACTTCCCGGACATCTGGGCCACCATTGAAGAATTCACCGGACAAGTACGCTTCCTACTCGAAAAGATCTATGAAAAAGGCATGGAGCAAGGCTCGTTCAAGCGCTTCAATGTTTCCCTGCTGACTGCATTGGATCACCACTTCGTGCTGAACATTATGACCAACGCCAGCACCTTCAGCGACCAGGGTCTTTCTCTTAATGATGTGGTGACCGAGTACCTCGAACTTCGCTTGAGCGCGCTCAAGAACGATTGA
- a CDS encoding GMC family oxidoreductase: MDYDYIIVGSGFGGSVSALRLSEKGYKVLVIEKGKWREGKDFAKNNWDFKRWLWLPFFKWHGIMKLTITRHINILSGVGVGGGSLVYANTLPVPKKAFFSTGSWAKLRNWEQDLAPHYDTALHMLGAQKNPALFDGDKALLEVAREMGKEDQFSPTNVAVYFGKPNETVPDPYFDGKGPERTGCNYCGACMTGCPNNSKNTLDKNYLYLAQQLGAEILAEKEVTDVSPLGPEDGSQGYAVTFRDSTRWIKRTRTLKAKGVIFSGGVLGTLKLLLKLKRSTLPRLSDRIGQDIRTNNETLISVSSLDPQIDASRGVAIGSILETDENSHLEICRYGDGSDAWKLTHLPHSASKNHLVRYANMTLGFLKAPGAYLNIYWRNSWAKKTVVLLFMQTLDSTLTFGRSRFGGLTTKMGSGKKPTPYIPESIELTEKYAEKVNGKASSFVTEALFGIPATAHILGGAVMGDSPEKGVINERNEVFGYENMMVIDGSMISANPGVNPSLSITAIAEHAMAQVPEKAVSKSFIF, encoded by the coding sequence GTGGATTACGACTACATCATCGTAGGCAGTGGCTTCGGCGGATCGGTCAGCGCACTTCGGCTCTCTGAAAAGGGCTACAAGGTGCTGGTGATCGAAAAAGGCAAATGGCGCGAGGGCAAGGACTTCGCCAAGAACAACTGGGACTTCAAACGCTGGCTGTGGCTGCCTTTCTTCAAGTGGCACGGCATCATGAAGCTTACCATCACGCGCCACATCAACATCCTTTCCGGCGTTGGGGTTGGCGGAGGTTCCCTAGTTTACGCCAACACCCTACCCGTCCCCAAAAAAGCCTTTTTCTCCACCGGTAGCTGGGCCAAGCTTCGGAACTGGGAACAAGATCTGGCCCCGCATTACGATACCGCCCTGCACATGCTCGGCGCTCAAAAGAATCCAGCCCTATTCGACGGCGACAAGGCCCTCCTTGAAGTGGCCCGCGAGATGGGGAAGGAAGACCAATTCTCCCCGACCAACGTGGCTGTTTACTTCGGCAAACCGAACGAAACCGTTCCTGATCCATACTTCGACGGCAAAGGCCCAGAACGCACTGGATGCAATTACTGCGGCGCCTGCATGACCGGCTGTCCCAACAATTCAAAGAATACCTTGGACAAGAACTACCTATACCTAGCGCAACAGCTAGGCGCCGAGATCTTGGCCGAAAAAGAAGTTACGGATGTCTCGCCCCTAGGGCCAGAGGACGGCTCTCAGGGCTATGCAGTGACCTTTAGAGACAGCACGCGCTGGATCAAACGAACCCGGACCCTAAAGGCCAAGGGCGTGATCTTCTCCGGTGGTGTCTTGGGTACCTTGAAGCTCCTCTTGAAACTCAAGCGCAGCACCTTACCTCGGCTATCAGACCGTATCGGTCAGGATATCCGCACCAACAACGAAACCCTCATCAGCGTCTCCTCTCTGGATCCCCAAATTGATGCCTCTCGCGGCGTCGCCATCGGAAGTATTCTGGAGACGGACGAAAACAGCCATTTGGAAATCTGCCGCTACGGCGACGGCTCCGATGCGTGGAAACTCACCCATCTGCCCCACAGCGCATCCAAGAATCACTTGGTTCGCTACGCCAACATGACTCTGGGTTTCCTGAAGGCACCCGGTGCCTACCTCAACATCTACTGGCGAAACAGCTGGGCCAAGAAAACCGTGGTCCTGCTCTTCATGCAGACCTTGGACAGCACCTTGACCTTCGGGCGCTCTCGCTTCGGCGGACTAACGACCAAAATGGGTTCCGGCAAGAAGCCTACCCCTTACATTCCGGAGTCCATTGAACTTACCGAGAAGTACGCCGAGAAAGTCAACGGAAAGGCGAGCTCCTTTGTGACCGAAGCACTCTTCGGCATTCCCGCCACAGCCCACATCTTGGGCGGCGCCGTCATGGGTGATAGCCCAGAGAAAGGTGTCATCAACGAACGGAACGAGGTCTTTGGCTACGAAAACATGATGGTCATCGACGGCTCCATGATCTCGGCCAACCCAGGCGTAAACCCTTCCCTATCCATTACCGCCATTGCCGAACACGCCATGGCTCAAGTACCGGAAAAAGCGGTGAGTAAATCCTTTATCTTTTAA